The proteins below come from a single Brachyspira hampsonii genomic window:
- a CDS encoding amino acid ABC transporter ATP-binding/permease protein: MRRSGIKIMAELIGLIAPLMHVMILAITTGVLGFLCAISITIFGGYAILTYIGLNSLFTIKTIFIIVLMLACLRGFFHYIEQLSNHFIAFKLLALIRDKVFKALRKLSPAKLEGRDKGNLIALITSDIELLEVFYAHTISPIAIGVLTSIIMTIFIGSFNVILGAIAFLGYFTIGFIIPYFSSKFGKNDGMAYRNNFGKLNSYFLDSLWGIKEILQFGYGEKRIENIKSKTDDLMELNKKLKKYEGVISGLTTSAVSLFTLAVLVISIIISKESNFTAIIIPTIAMASSFGPVIALSNLSNNLFMTLASGERVLNLLKEKPIIEEVYDGKKELSFNGVKCEDVYFDYEGEKILNDYNLQIEPNKIIGISGKSGSGKSTLLKLFMRFWDIKEGSIKISNTNIKDINTDTLRDMESYVTQETSIFKDTIENNIKIANQNASREEVIEACKKASLHEFIMSLPDGYDANVGELGDTLSGGEKQRIGIARSFLHKAPFILLDEPTSNLDSLNEAVILKSIKDNSENRTVVLVSHRLSTLNIADKIYKMKTDRVS, translated from the coding sequence ATGCGTAGAAGCGGTATAAAAATTATGGCGGAACTAATTGGATTAATTGCTCCGCTTATGCATGTTATGATATTAGCTATCACTACAGGAGTTTTAGGATTTTTATGTGCTATATCAATAACCATATTCGGGGGATATGCTATATTAACATATATTGGACTGAATTCTTTATTCACAATAAAAACAATATTTATAATAGTTTTAATGCTTGCTTGTTTAAGAGGATTCTTTCACTATATAGAACAGCTTAGCAATCACTTTATAGCTTTTAAATTACTTGCTTTAATAAGAGATAAAGTTTTTAAGGCTTTAAGAAAATTATCTCCTGCCAAACTAGAAGGAAGAGATAAAGGAAATCTAATAGCACTTATTACAAGCGATATAGAATTATTAGAAGTGTTTTATGCCCATACTATTTCACCTATAGCTATAGGAGTATTAACTTCAATTATCATGACAATATTTATAGGAAGTTTTAATGTTATATTAGGTGCTATTGCTTTTCTGGGATATTTTACTATAGGTTTTATTATTCCATATTTTTCATCAAAATTCGGAAAAAATGATGGTATGGCTTATAGAAATAATTTTGGAAAATTAAATAGTTATTTTCTTGACAGTTTATGGGGAATAAAAGAAATACTTCAATTCGGATACGGTGAGAAAAGAATAGAAAATATAAAGAGTAAAACTGATGACTTAATGGAATTAAATAAAAAATTAAAAAAATATGAAGGCGTAATATCAGGGCTTACAACTTCTGCTGTATCATTATTTACATTGGCTGTTCTTGTTATAAGTATAATAATATCAAAAGAATCAAATTTTACTGCTATTATAATACCTACTATAGCAATGGCAAGTTCTTTCGGACCTGTTATAGCATTAAGTAATTTATCAAACAATTTATTTATGACTTTAGCAAGCGGTGAGAGAGTATTAAACTTACTTAAAGAAAAACCTATTATAGAAGAAGTTTATGATGGTAAAAAAGAACTTTCTTTCAATGGTGTTAAATGCGAAGATGTGTATTTTGATTATGAAGGAGAAAAAATATTAAATGATTACAATTTGCAAATAGAGCCTAATAAAATAATAGGAATAAGCGGTAAAAGCGGAAGCGGAAAATCTACACTTCTTAAACTTTTTATGCGTTTTTGGGATATAAAAGAAGGAAGTATTAAAATATCAAATACAAATATAAAAGATATTAATACAGATACGCTTAGAGATATGGAAAGCTATGTAACTCAGGAAACTTCTATTTTTAAAGACACAATAGAAAATAATATAAAAATAGCAAATCAAAATGCATCAAGAGAAGAGGTTATAGAAGCATGCAAAAAAGCTTCATTACATGAATTTATTATGAGTTTGCCTGATGGTTATGATGCAAATGTAGGAGAACTTGGGGACACTTTATCAGGAGGGGAAAAGCAAAGAATTGGTATAGCAAGAAGTTTCTTACATAAAGCTCCTTTTATACTTCTTGATGAGCCTACAAGTAATCTTGATAGTTTGAATGAGGCTGTTATATTGAAATCTATAAAAGATAATAGTGAGAATAGAACTGTTGTTTTAGTTTCACATAGACTTTCAACTTTGAATATAGCTGATAAAATTTATAAGATGAAAACAGACAGGGTAAGTTAA
- a CDS encoding SagB/ThcOx family dehydrogenase, with amino-acid sequence MKDKKLKNELKKVEVSKEELEAKEIPLLFSIVNFSSNIPVSIYADTIGMKTSESSYRAAMHSEVNRNISEEYLLNSKKSSIDLSTMLNVVSYSLFPIDAALSNRVLLEEEVHKKGNALKLPLYKNINAPIGSVIRSRRSRRDFKGNPLTLVDLSTLLYYGDGISGDFDFNLNKNEYGTITFGDKYISKVRTAPSGGGLYPIYLYIVALNINNLDKGIYKYMPFTHSLEKIKLFSNEDLENYYNNNFFGGGIDLRKVALSVYYVYSLYENSRKYGDMGLQFALIETGEIAQNIQLTAAASGISACDIGGFNKTLSEDLLNIDGNTNHVVHLTLLSK; translated from the coding sequence ATGAAAGATAAAAAGTTAAAAAATGAATTAAAAAAAGTAGAGGTATCAAAAGAAGAATTAGAAGCAAAGGAAATACCGTTGCTTTTTAGTATTGTAAATTTTTCTTCCAATATACCGGTTTCTATTTATGCAGATACTATAGGGATGAAAACTTCTGAATCATCATACAGGGCTGCGATGCATTCAGAAGTAAATAGAAATATTAGTGAGGAATATCTTTTAAACTCTAAAAAATCATCAATAGATTTATCTACTATGTTAAATGTTGTAAGTTATTCATTATTTCCTATAGATGCGGCTTTAAGTAACAGGGTATTATTAGAAGAAGAAGTGCATAAAAAGGGAAATGCATTGAAACTTCCGCTGTATAAAAACATTAATGCCCCTATAGGATCTGTAATAAGGTCAAGAAGAAGTAGAAGAGATTTTAAAGGCAATCCATTAACATTAGTTGATTTATCTACTTTGCTTTATTATGGAGATGGGATTTCAGGAGATTTTGATTTTAATTTAAATAAAAATGAATATGGTACAATAACTTTCGGAGATAAATATATATCAAAGGTGAGAACAGCTCCTTCAGGCGGAGGACTTTATCCTATATATCTTTATATAGTCGCACTTAATATAAATAATCTTGATAAAGGTATATATAAATACATGCCTTTTACTCATTCGCTTGAAAAAATAAAATTATTTAGCAATGAAGATTTAGAAAATTATTATAATAATAATTTTTTCGGAGGCGGTATAGATTTAAGAAAAGTAGCATTATCTGTTTATTATGTTTATAGTTTGTATGAGAATTCGAGGAAGTACGGAGATATGGGACTTCAATTTGCTTTGATAGAAACAGGAGAGATTGCTCAAAATATACAGCTTACTGCTGCTGCAAGCGGTATTTCTGCATGTGATATTGGAGGATTTAATAAAACTTTATCCGAAGATTTACTTAATATTGACGGTAATACAAATCATGTTGTGCATTTGACTTTACTTTCAAAATAA
- a CDS encoding ankyrin repeat domain-containing protein, whose protein sequence is MAINANLYKTSKLYDLLTKIIKKKNDEDFNLEDHINKLLELISKSTEEEVNYADNKISCLHLAVQIGNADVVAALIERGANVNVINDRGVSPLHTAIIKNQPEEVIKILLDNGADYNIEQANFSAVDLAAIIGVPYMHLFKK, encoded by the coding sequence ATGGCTATTAATGCTAATTTATATAAAACATCCAAATTGTATGACTTGCTTACTAAAATCATTAAAAAGAAAAATGATGAGGATTTTAATTTAGAGGATCATATAAATAAATTACTAGAGCTTATATCAAAAAGTACAGAGGAAGAAGTAAATTATGCAGATAATAAAATAAGCTGTCTTCATCTTGCCGTGCAGATAGGCAATGCTGATGTAGTTGCAGCTTTAATAGAAAGAGGTGCCAATGTTAATGTAATTAATGACAGAGGAGTTAGCCCATTGCATACAGCTATTATCAAAAACCAGCCTGAAGAAGTTATAAAAATATTACTAGATAATGGGGCAGATTATAATATTGAACAAGCAAATTTTTCAGCTGTTGATTTGGCTGCAATAATTGGGGTTCCATATATGCATTTATTTAAAAAATAA
- a CDS encoding streptolysin associated protein SagC — protein sequence MAKKNIKLYDNVSIFFNSDDEIRFRKGVWNFEEASLGLNELNDDIKEAVMFISKELFDDKLISFDDIVKKFSLNDKDSNFLNDIISSLIGNRFLEYDDKKNNMLNTVYEFIGEYFYDIPDESKVQKNKIMFITDNDRLKEYAKLTSEDLYMNVIMMDIDDIKKIEKANLTDTTDAIENIEEHKELIKLFDDISCIVVSVEKPRLNLLRNINRLLLDKSIPIVISILDGPFLNITTIKGKETGCYECFENRVVARNESLSVYNKFVKQTMNFKYNAKRTYIIPILQTFTSLALYEAFLFASIGKCKLSGRVINVYIPSIEIQIQDLLRVPFCPVCGHISKAKYNEMYTSSKEIIEKFSSKVIIK from the coding sequence ATGGCTAAAAAAAATATTAAACTTTATGATAATGTAAGTATTTTCTTTAATTCTGATGATGAGATTAGATTTAGAAAAGGAGTATGGAATTTTGAGGAGGCTTCTTTAGGGCTTAATGAATTAAATGATGATATAAAAGAAGCTGTTATGTTCATTTCTAAAGAACTTTTTGATGATAAACTAATTTCTTTTGATGATATAGTAAAGAAATTTTCTCTTAATGATAAAGATAGTAACTTTTTGAATGATATCATATCTTCTCTTATAGGTAATAGATTTTTAGAGTATGATGATAAAAAAAATAATATGCTTAATACTGTTTATGAGTTTATAGGAGAATATTTTTATGATATACCAGATGAAAGTAAGGTTCAGAAGAATAAAATAATGTTCATTACTGATAATGACAGATTAAAAGAGTATGCAAAATTAACATCAGAAGATTTGTATATGAATGTCATCATGATGGATATTGATGATATAAAAAAAATAGAGAAAGCAAATCTTACAGATACTACAGATGCCATTGAAAATATAGAAGAACATAAAGAATTAATAAAATTATTTGATGATATTTCCTGTATTGTTGTAAGTGTTGAGAAGCCTAGATTAAATTTACTTAGAAATATAAATAGACTTCTTCTGGATAAATCTATACCAATAGTTATATCAATATTAGATGGACCATTTTTAAATATTACTACAATAAAAGGTAAAGAAACCGGATGTTATGAATGTTTTGAAAATAGAGTAGTGGCTAGAAATGAAAGTTTATCAGTTTATAATAAATTTGTTAAGCAGACTATGAATTTTAAATATAATGCTAAAAGAACTTATATAATACCTATTTTACAGACATTTACTTCTCTTGCATTATACGAAGCATTTTTATTTGCATCTATAGGTAAATGCAAACTATCAGGGCGAGTTATTAATGTTTATATACCTTCAATAGAGATTCAAATTCAGGATTTACTTAGAGTACCTTTCTGTCCTGTTTGCGGTCATATAAGTAAGGCTAAATATAATGAGATGTATACTTCTTCAAAAGAGATAATAGAAAAATTTTCAAGCAAAGTAATAATAAAATGA
- a CDS encoding glutathione peroxidase: MNIYDFYVKDINGNDVSLSKYRNKVILIVNTATRCGFTKQYEYLENIYEMYSSRGFEILDFPCNQFLNQAPESDDKIDSFCKIRYNTSFDRFKKIDVKGKNIEPLYSYLISNSNYLFNKNIKWNFTKFLIDRNGNVVRRFSSFSSAKSITKYIDKII, encoded by the coding sequence ATGAATATATATGATTTTTATGTTAAAGATATCAATGGTAATGATGTATCTTTATCAAAGTATAGAAATAAAGTTATTTTGATAGTTAATACTGCTACTAGATGCGGGTTTACTAAACAGTATGAGTATTTAGAAAATATATATGAAATGTATAGTAGCAGAGGCTTTGAAATATTAGATTTTCCTTGTAATCAATTTTTAAATCAGGCACCGGAATCAGATGATAAAATAGATAGTTTCTGTAAAATAAGATATAATACATCTTTTGATAGATTTAAAAAAATAGATGTTAAAGGAAAGAATATAGAGCCTTTATATTCATATCTTATTAGCAATAGCAATTATTTATTTAATAAAAATATAAAATGGAATTTTACAAAATTTCTAATAGATAGAAATGGAAATGTTGTAAGGAGATTTTCTAGTTTTTCATCTGCAAAGAGCATAACTAAATATATAGATAAAATTATATAA
- a CDS encoding ABC transporter ATP-binding protein/permease produces MINRRLISLMGNAKKYIAWHVIIQLVNLALNITAVFFMADIIQKASQGNVLKEDILKTAIAIFVIIILRFRFNILMADMSYHASGRVKQTLREKMYSKLLTLGSRYKEKFSTSEIVQISMEGVDQLETYFGRYLPQFFYSMIAPIVLFCVLSTISIKSAVILLICVPLIPISIIAIVKIAKKILKKYWGSYSNLGEIFLEDVQGLTTLKIYKADKKKNEEMNIEAEKFRIATMNLLFMQLNSTTIMDIIAYGGAALGVIISVLEYMKGNINLAGTFTIIMLSAEFFIPLRLLGSFFHIAMNGISASDKMFEILDMKDDDKRINNISKDNKEVIFKDVSFAYNKEKTILKNINMTIKEKSFVSIVGVSGSGKSTIAGLISLRNENYKGSIKIGNIELDTINKDDLYKKIASVDHNSYLFEGTVYDNLKMAGSTITENQMNEALKKVELYDFLQTENGLNTVIMEKAANLSGGQRQRLALARAILFNADIYIFDEATSNVDVESEESIMKVIRDIAKEKTVILISHRLYNCVPSDHIYFLKDGIIMEEGNHDKLMSLNGEYAKIFNEQSNLESITKGESLSIAI; encoded by the coding sequence ATGATTAATAGAAGATTAATATCATTAATGGGCAATGCTAAAAAATACATAGCATGGCATGTTATAATACAGCTTGTAAATTTGGCTCTGAATATAACAGCTGTATTTTTCATGGCCGATATTATACAGAAGGCTTCACAAGGTAATGTACTAAAAGAAGATATATTAAAAACGGCTATTGCTATTTTTGTTATAATAATATTAAGGTTCAGATTTAATATTTTAATGGCCGACATGTCATATCATGCTTCTGGAAGAGTAAAGCAGACTTTAAGAGAAAAAATGTATTCAAAACTTCTTACACTAGGAAGCAGATATAAAGAAAAATTTTCTACAAGTGAAATAGTACAAATATCTATGGAGGGAGTTGATCAATTAGAAACTTATTTCGGACGATATCTTCCGCAGTTTTTCTATAGTATGATAGCTCCTATAGTTCTTTTTTGCGTACTTTCTACTATAAGCATAAAATCGGCTGTTATACTTTTAATATGTGTACCTCTTATACCTATATCAATTATTGCTATAGTAAAAATTGCTAAAAAAATATTAAAAAAATATTGGGGAAGCTACAGCAATTTGGGAGAGATATTTTTAGAAGATGTGCAGGGACTTACCACTTTAAAAATATATAAAGCTGATAAAAAGAAAAATGAAGAGATGAATATAGAAGCTGAAAAATTTAGAATTGCTACTATGAATCTTCTTTTTATGCAGCTTAATTCTACAACTATAATGGATATAATAGCGTATGGAGGAGCTGCTTTGGGAGTGATAATATCTGTACTTGAATATATGAAAGGAAATATTAATCTTGCCGGCACATTTACTATAATAATGCTTTCTGCAGAGTTTTTTATTCCATTAAGACTTTTAGGCTCATTCTTTCATATTGCTATGAATGGCATATCGGCAAGCGATAAGATGTTTGAAATACTTGATATGAAAGATGATGATAAAAGAATAAATAATATTAGTAAAGACAATAAAGAGGTTATATTTAAAGATGTAAGTTTTGCCTACAATAAAGAAAAAACTATATTAAAAAATATTAATATGACTATAAAAGAAAAATCATTTGTTTCTATAGTAGGAGTTTCAGGTTCCGGTAAAAGCACTATTGCTGGGCTTATATCATTAAGAAATGAAAATTATAAAGGCTCAATAAAAATTGGAAACATAGAGCTTGATACAATAAATAAAGATGATTTATACAAAAAAATAGCCTCTGTAGATCATAATAGTTATTTGTTTGAAGGAACAGTATATGATAATTTAAAAATGGCAGGCAGCACAATAACAGAAAATCAGATGAATGAGGCATTAAAAAAAGTTGAACTTTATGATTTTCTACAGACTGAAAACGGACTTAATACAGTAATAATGGAAAAGGCTGCTAATTTATCCGGAGGACAAAGACAGAGATTAGCTTTAGCTAGGGCTATACTTTTTAATGCTGATATATATATATTTGATGAGGCTACTTCTAATGTTGATGTTGAAAGCGAGGAAAGCATTATGAAGGTTATAAGAGATATTGCCAAAGAAAAGACTGTTATATTAATATCTCATAGACTTTATAACTGTGTGCCTTCTGATCATATATATTTCTTAAAAGATGGAATAATAATGGAAGAAGGAAATCATGATAAATTGATGAGCTTAAACGGAGAATATGCAAAAATCTTCAATGAACAAAGTAATTTGGAAAGCATAACTAAAGGCGAAAGTTTAAGCATAGCAATTTAA
- a CDS encoding flagellar filament outer layer protein FlaA, whose protein sequence is METRLLYNFETLDEWQPISNASRFMFRGDRTNENGVVMKYPNMRLFATKPYGMGNQSYNSTNSLSVSVSFFRKSYNFFDLVPTVQKIIPGKAQTFDVWVWGGNYDYTMEMIFEDYLGYTYTLPLGSIRYIGWRNMSTSVPSFIPQEEPYVPRAKGLRFMNFRFWSSPEERADNFVVLLDYFQTVTDTFRESYDGSDIETTLGQEVGGRSSEQYTEGGAQVVGESNSGTASGDTTTEQPQEAQ, encoded by the coding sequence ATGGAAACTAGATTGCTTTACAACTTTGAAACATTAGATGAATGGCAGCCAATATCAAATGCTAGCCGCTTTATGTTCAGAGGTGATAGAACAAATGAAAATGGTGTTGTAATGAAATATCCTAACATGAGATTGTTCGCTACAAAACCATATGGTATGGGTAACCAAAGTTATAATTCAACTAATTCATTATCAGTAAGTGTTTCTTTTTTCAGAAAATCTTATAACTTCTTTGACTTAGTTCCAACAGTACAAAAAATCATACCAGGTAAAGCTCAAACTTTTGATGTTTGGGTATGGGGTGGTAATTATGACTATACTATGGAAATGATATTTGAAGATTATCTTGGTTATACTTATACATTGCCTTTGGGATCTATAAGATATATAGGTTGGAGAAATATGAGTACATCAGTACCATCATTTATTCCTCAAGAAGAACCTTATGTTCCTAGAGCTAAAGGTTTAAGATTTATGAATTTCCGTTTCTGGTCATCACCAGAGGAAAGAGCAGATAACTTTGTAGTTTTATTGGACTATTTCCAAACAGTAACAGATACATTTAGAGAGTCTTATGACGGATCTGATATTGAAACTACATTAGGTCAGGAAGTTGGCGGAAGATCTTCTGAACAATATACAGAAGGCGGAGCTCAAGTAGTAGGTGAAAGCAATAGCGGTACTGCCAGCGGAGATACTACTACAGAACAGCCACAAGAAGCGCAATAA
- a CDS encoding TetR/AcrR family transcriptional regulator, whose amino-acid sequence MNNIITSKEDILKASRELIKRKGINSINMRSVAEEANIAVGSIYNYFKSKEELTIAVIVSVWLDIFHPLNVCLESDNFLDIVDTIFKSLDKGNKKYPNFLSMHSTMLFGKNKSKGINMMNKVQKHIKDGLYKTLMNDKKVREDAFNNNFTADKFIDTILSFIINSMINANYDGSVIKEIIKRTIY is encoded by the coding sequence ATGAATAATATTATAACTTCAAAAGAAGATATATTAAAAGCAAGCAGAGAATTAATAAAAAGAAAAGGTATTAATTCTATTAATATGCGTTCAGTTGCTGAAGAAGCTAATATTGCTGTAGGATCTATATATAATTATTTTAAGTCTAAAGAGGAATTAACTATTGCTGTTATAGTAAGCGTATGGCTTGATATATTTCATCCTTTAAATGTTTGTTTGGAATCTGATAACTTTTTAGATATTGTTGATACTATATTCAAAAGTTTGGATAAAGGAAACAAAAAATATCCTAATTTTTTATCTATGCATTCCACTATGCTCTTTGGAAAAAATAAAAGCAAAGGCATTAATATGATGAATAAAGTACAAAAACATATTAAAGACGGATTATATAAAACTCTTATGAATGATAAAAAAGTAAGGGAAGATGCATTTAATAATAATTTTACAGCTGATAAATTTATAGATACAATATTATCATTTATTATAAATTCTATGATTAATGCTAATTATGATGGTTCTGTAATAAAAGAAATAATAAAAAGAACCATTTATTAA
- the mazG gene encoding nucleoside triphosphate pyrophosphohydrolase encodes MKSFEELISVIQTLRGENGCAWDKVQTFDSLIPCFLEEAYELVEAINNRDYENIKEELGDVLLHVVFFSELAKDENKFNIDDVCKNINEKLIRRHPHVFGDSDVKDVQGILKQWDKIKKEEKGIDGVDEFKSVLDGIPKSLPIMEKSYKLMKKAASVGFEYEHIDDSLSKIEEELLEVKEAYKEKDKEHLEEEIGDLIMTVLDFARMNKINPVNSLIKVNEKFTKRFQYVEKSAYEMNKKLEDMSLDEMDKLWNEYKKKERENQ; translated from the coding sequence ATGAAATCATTTGAAGAACTTATATCTGTAATACAAACTTTAAGAGGCGAGAATGGATGTGCTTGGGATAAGGTACAGACTTTTGACAGTTTAATTCCTTGTTTTTTGGAAGAGGCTTATGAACTTGTAGAAGCTATTAATAATAGAGATTATGAGAATATTAAAGAAGAGCTTGGAGATGTACTTTTGCATGTTGTATTTTTTTCTGAGCTTGCTAAAGATGAAAATAAATTTAATATAGATGATGTTTGCAAAAATATTAATGAAAAACTTATAAGAAGGCATCCTCATGTATTCGGTGATAGTGATGTGAAAGATGTTCAGGGTATACTTAAGCAATGGGATAAGATAAAAAAAGAAGAGAAGGGTATTGATGGTGTTGATGAGTTTAAAAGTGTACTTGATGGTATACCTAAATCGCTTCCTATTATGGAAAAATCTTATAAATTAATGAAAAAAGCCGCTAGTGTCGGATTTGAATACGAACATATTGATGATTCTTTGTCAAAGATAGAAGAAGAACTTTTGGAAGTTAAAGAAGCATATAAAGAGAAGGATAAAGAACATTTGGAAGAAGAAATAGGGGATTTGATTATGACTGTTCTTGATTTTGCTCGTATGAATAAGATTAATCCTGTTAATTCTCTTATAAAAGTTAATGAAAAATTTACAAAGAGATTTCAATATGTTGAAAAGTCTGCTTATGAAATGAATAAAAAATTAGAAGATATGTCTTTAGATGAAATGGATAAACTTTGGAATGAATATAAGAAAAAAGAAAGAGAAAATCAATGA
- a CDS encoding YcaO-like family protein, with translation MIKYYPSHKNILNKYNSICGHQTGIMDSLIIMQANSVIAKNINTCTAMLPDYHKILLGDNAEVNYHLSGYGIYRDEAVIRLLGEGIERYALFTANLYFEEKLKYASYNQLKEKYPDNIIPFEYVKIYSDEDCNKLNSIGILENITEDDVLSWVLLPSLFDKEKEYYVPAQNFFLSHIIRRDKKEKIFIGGFSKGSASHKSIPLALKSAVNEIIECDACMIKWYTESKVKEVIIDDDILNEVINSILKDIDYNIRVFDYTVDKKLGYVFTVMLVNKSEKSPYIVVGASSGLNPRKVIYRAFMEALAILTLNINGPLSMPADYLDTVSEKNYLNLDSNVNYWADAGNKDKNLKFINSKVQEKIELKKYKNLEVNTESDLEYLLKGLYNVSKYAVYLDITSAEISDKDLHVIRVYIPELVQMSMPAFPYSKHPRIINNGGISNNEFPHPLP, from the coding sequence ATGATTAAATATTACCCAAGCCATAAAAATATATTAAATAAATACAATTCTATTTGCGGCCATCAGACAGGTATTATGGATTCTCTTATTATAATGCAGGCTAATTCTGTTATTGCTAAAAATATCAATACATGTACTGCTATGCTTCCGGATTATCATAAAATATTATTAGGCGATAATGCTGAAGTTAATTATCATCTTTCAGGTTATGGTATTTATAGAGATGAGGCTGTTATTAGATTATTGGGAGAAGGCATTGAAAGATATGCATTATTTACAGCAAATTTATACTTTGAAGAAAAATTAAAATATGCCTCCTATAATCAATTAAAAGAAAAGTATCCTGATAATATAATACCTTTTGAATATGTTAAAATATATAGCGATGAAGACTGTAATAAATTAAATAGTATAGGTATTTTAGAAAATATAACAGAAGATGATGTATTGTCTTGGGTACTTCTTCCTTCTTTATTTGACAAAGAAAAAGAGTATTATGTACCTGCACAGAATTTCTTTTTATCTCATATTATTAGAAGGGATAAGAAGGAAAAGATATTTATAGGAGGATTTTCAAAGGGAAGTGCAAGTCATAAAAGTATTCCGCTTGCCTTGAAATCTGCTGTCAATGAAATTATAGAATGCGATGCATGCATGATAAAATGGTATACAGAGAGTAAAGTCAAAGAAGTTATTATTGATGATGATATTCTTAATGAAGTTATAAATAGTATTTTAAAAGATATTGATTATAATATTAGAGTTTTTGATTATACAGTTGATAAAAAATTAGGATATGTTTTTACTGTTATGCTTGTAAATAAAAGTGAAAAATCTCCTTATATTGTTGTAGGGGCTTCTTCGGGGCTTAATCCTAGAAAAGTTATATACAGAGCCTTTATGGAGGCTTTAGCTATACTTACATTAAATATTAACGGACCTTTATCAATGCCGGCGGATTATTTGGATACTGTATCTGAAAAAAATTATCTTAATCTTGACAGTAATGTCAATTATTGGGCTGATGCTGGCAATAAAGATAAGAATTTAAAATTTATTAACAGTAAAGTTCAGGAAAAAATCGAATTAAAAAAATATAAAAACCTTGAAGTAAATACTGAGTCTGATTTGGAGTATTTATTAAAAGGTCTTTATAATGTATCTAAATATGCAGTTTATTTGGATATTACATCTGCCGAAATATCGGATAAAGATTTGCATGTTATTCGTGTATATATTCCGGAGCTTGTTCAAATGTCAATGCCTGCTTTCCCTTACAGTAAGCACCCTAGAATTATTAATAATGGAGGAATTTCAAATAATGAATTTCCACACCCATTACCTTAG
- a CDS encoding flagellar filament outer layer protein FlaA — translation MKRLSILITMLILTVAFLLFAQDAAQTGEQTTQNQGEDGNNFVTEAITNYLIDDFEFANTWQASMPRDYGVVSIIRREGGPADVVAEGAENNKYILGAKVEYFRTGYPWFSVTPPRPVKIPGYTKEISVWVAGRNHNNKMSFYLYDINGKPQSVGNEALNFMGWKNITVQVPANIEQEDFRGQVEQGISFMGIHVKVDPRDSYGKYYIYFDQLMAKTDMYLETYREEDDPLDTW, via the coding sequence ATGAAAAGATTAAGTATCTTGATAACAATGTTAATTCTAACTGTTGCATTCTTGTTGTTTGCCCAAGATGCGGCTCAAACAGGTGAGCAAACTACTCAAAATCAAGGTGAAGATGGTAATAACTTCGTAACTGAAGCTATCACTAACTACTTAATAGATGATTTTGAATTTGCTAATACTTGGCAAGCTTCTATGCCTAGAGATTATGGCGTAGTTAGTATTATTCGTCGTGAAGGCGGTCCAGCTGATGTTGTAGCTGAAGGTGCAGAAAATAATAAATACATTTTAGGTGCTAAAGTAGAATACTTCAGAACCGGTTATCCTTGGTTCTCTGTTACTCCACCTAGACCTGTGAAAATACCTGGTTATACTAAAGAAATTAGTGTTTGGGTAGCTGGTCGTAACCATAATAATAAAATGAGTTTCTATCTTTATGATATAAACGGAAAACCTCAGTCTGTTGGTAATGAAGCTCTTAACTTTATGGGTTGGAAAAACATAACTGTACAAGTTCCTGCTAATATAGAACAAGAAGACTTCAGAGGTCAAGTTGAACAAGGTATTAGCTTTATGGGTATACATGTTAAAGTTGATCCTAGAGATTCTTATGGTAAATACTATATCTATTTTGATCAATTAATGGCTAAAACTGATATGTATTTAGAAACTTATAGAGAAGAAGATGATCCATTAGATACTTGGTAA